The Prinia subflava isolate CZ2003 ecotype Zambia chromosome 5, Cam_Psub_1.2, whole genome shotgun sequence genome window below encodes:
- the TMED8 gene encoding protein TMED8: protein MSDALSAGCRSEPPGGDTAPRGPAENEDSAQKTEPTDQLVDSLESNTSQSGSQAGAHLSTGTREHSKEEIDTLGDQKVAELEEKLPDQIQSLKKEAVPVTNYHVPQGVGDIVMIQSDHTGAVDILSADLETADLLGEQRKAQPPPLAAPTMWTTEKMKEFKAKMGKEKNGRMVVKRGEVVTIRVPTHPDGKCICWEFATDDYDIGFGVYFDWTTVTSTAITVQVSESSDEEDEEEDEEIEGLSPAGDVERGSRSYLRNRYGEIMPVYRRNSHREVQAGSHEYPGEGIYLLKFDNSYSLLRNKTLFFHVYYTS from the exons ATGTCGGACGCGCTCTCCGCCGGCTGCCGCTCCGAGCCTCCGGGCGGCGACACCGCGCCCCGGGGCCCCGCAG AAAATGAAGACTCAGCCCAAAAGACAGAGCCTACAGATCAGCTAGTTGATTCTTTGGAGTCCAATACTTCACAGAGCGG GTCACAGGCTGGGGCGCACCTGAGCACGGGCACAAGAGAGCATTCAAAGGAAGAAATTGATACTCTGGGGGACCAGAAAGTGGCTGAACTAGAAGAGAAGCTGCCTGACCAAATCCAATCTCTCAAAAAG GAAGCTGTTCCAGTAACCAACTACCATGTACCTCAGGGAGTAGGGGATATAGTCATGATTCAGTCAGATCACACTGGTGCTGTGGATATCCTCTCAGCTGACCTGGAGACTGCAGACCTCCTTGGGGAGCAGAGAAAAG CTCAGCCTCCCCCTCTGGCTGCACCCACCATGTGGACCACAGAGAAGATGAAGGAATTCAAAGCCAAgatgggaaaggagaagaaTGGCCGGATGGTGGTGAAGCGAGGCGAGGTGGTGACAATCCGTGTGCCAACCCATCCTGATGGGAAATGCATTTGCTGGGAGTTTGCTACGGATGACTACGACATTGGGTTTGGAGTCTATTTTGACTGGACCACAGTTACTAGCACTGCCATTACTGTTCAGGTCAGTGAATCCAGtgatgaggaggatgaagaggaggaCGAGGAAATAGAAG GACTGTCCCCTGCAGGTGACGTGGAGCGGGGTTCCAGGAGCTATCTGCGGAACCGCTATGGAGAGATCATGCCAGTGTACCGCAGGAACAGCCATCGGGAGGTGCAGGCAGGCAGCCACGAGTACCCGGGCGAGGGCATCTACCTGCTCAAATTTGATAACTCCTACTCTCTGCTCCGCAATAAGACTCTGTTCTTTCATGTCTACTACACTAGCTGA
- the SAMD15 gene encoding sterile alpha motif domain-containing protein 15, protein MEPMEPRPGPAGPGVAEGPQPESEGAGGPRPVCAFLDWSAAEVAEWVAQLGFPQYEECFRANGISGRRLIHANCSNLPAMGVTDFGHMQEISRHVRELLGIEEPLFSRSIALPYRDNMGLFLERKAPTGEKADALTFSQFMQEAGLEPCTTVPSLQGSQTVVRVDALPASQDMQRQN, encoded by the exons ATGGAGCCGATGGAGCCGCGCCCGGGTCCCGCGGGGCCTGGGGTGGCTGAAGGACCGCAGCCTGAGTCCGAGGGCGCGGGGGGACCTCGGCCCGTCTGCGCCTTCCTGGACTGGAGCGCCGCGGAAGTGGCTGAGTGGGTGGCGCAGCTCGGCTTCCCCCAGTACGAG GAATGTTTCAGGGCCAACGGCATCAGCGGCCGCCGCCTCATCCACGCGAACTGCTCCAACCTGCCCGCCATGGGCGTCACGGACTTCGGCCACATGCAG GAAATCTCCCGACACGTGCGAGAGTTGCTGGGGATTGAGGAGCCTCTCTTCAGCAGATCCATTGCCCTCCCATACAGAGACAATATGGGTCTCTTCCTAGAGAGAAAGGCACCAACAGGAGAGAAAGCAGATGCCCTCACTTTCTCACAGTTTATGCAAGAAGCAGGACTGGAGCCCTGTACTACAGTTCCTTCTTTGCAAGGGTCCCAGACTGTGGTGAGAGTGGATGCTCTCCCTGCATCACAGGACATGCAGAGGCAGAATTAG
- the VIPAS39 gene encoding spermatogenesis-defective protein 39 homolog, with protein sequence MSRVRADEEEYWHSSKFRAFTFDDEDDELSQLKESKRTVNSLRDIVDDDDDDLERVSWSGEPVGSISWSIKETASGSTSSLDGRDSSLQKGSSSYAALPKQASSYSLSSLFKGRNKLPSFQSLSDALTDTGVKSYAPELRRPKAEYKDYSSDWSPKDTVRRMQRGKVCSLERFRSLQDKLVLLDEAVAGHDGNVITAVLIFLKRTLRREILFRELEVRQVALCHLIHFLREMGEQKFLLDLLRFLDRTEEVALSQYREHLNIQDVEKRREFLKGCIGLPFSAEDTSHIQDHYTLLERQIIIEANDRHLEMAGQSELFRKYPRKASILNMPLVTTLFYSCFYHYTEAEGMFSSPTNLKKTFKIPDKQYVLTALAARAKLRAWGDVDALLTTKNWLGYTKKKAPIGFHRVVEILQRNNAPVQVLQEYVRLVEDVDTRLNLATKYKCHDVVIETYRDLKDRIQLTAYKGKVERGSAEEEKINSILGNLQIRWKN encoded by the exons ATGAGCAGGGTGCGGGCGGACGAGGAGGAGTACTGGCACAGCTCCAAGTTCCGGGCCTTCACTTTTGACGATGAGGATGACGAGCTCTCGCAG CTAAAGGAATCCAAACGGACAGTGAACAGCCTTCGGGATATCGtcgatgatgatgatgacgacCTCGAGAGGGTCAGCTGGAGTGGAGAACCTGTGGGAA gtatctcCTGGTCAATCAAAGAGACAGCCTCTGGCAGCACGAGCTCCCTGGATGGCCGAGATTCCAGCCTGCAGAAGGGCTCTTCCTCCTATGCTGCTCTTCCCAAACAAGCTTCTTCCTACTCCCTAAGCAGCTTGTTCAAAG gaCGAAACAAACTTCCAAGTTTCCAGTCTCTTTCAGATG CCCTCACTGACACGGGAGTTAAAAGCTATGCCCCAGAGCTGCGCAGACCGAAAGCTGAGTACAAG GATTACAGCAGTGACTGGAGCCCCAAAGATACAGTCAGACGAATGCAGAGGGGCAAG GTCTGCTCTCTAGAGAGATTTCGCTCCCTGCAGGACAAGCTGGTTCTCTTGGATGAAGCTGTGGCAGGGCATGATGGGAATGTCATTACAGCT GTCCTGATATTCCTGAAACGGACGCTGAGGAGAG AGATCTTGTTTCGGGAGCTGGAGGTGCGGCAGGTGGCCTTGTGCCATCTGATCCATTTCCTCAGAGAGATGGGTGAGCAGAAATTCCTTCTGGATCTGCTCAG GTTCTTAGACAGGACTGAGGAAGTTGCT cTGTCTCAGTACCGGGAGCATTTGAACATCCAGGATGTAGAAAAAAGGAGGGAATTTCTGAAAGGCTGCATTGG GCTGCCATTTTCAGCTGAGGATACATCTCACATCCAAGACCATTATACCCTGTTGGAGCGACAGATCATCATTGAG GCTAATGATCGGCACTTGGAGATGGCTGGGCAGTCAGAGCTGTTCCGGAAATATCCTCGCAAGGCTTCAATTCTCAACATGCCACTAGTGACCACCCTCTTCTATTCCTGTTTCTACCACTACACAGAGGCTGAG GGAATGTTCAGCAGCCCCACCAAcctgaagaaaacatttaag ATTCCTGATAAGCAGTATGTGCTGACTGCCCTGGCTGCCCGTGCCAAGCTGCGGGCCTGGGGTGATGTGGATGCCCTCCTCACCACCAAG AACTGGCTGGGTTACACCAAGAAGAAGGCACCTATTGGCTTCCACCGTGTGGTGGAGATCTTGCAGAGGAACAAtgctcctgtgcag GTGCTGCAGGAATACGTGCGCCTGGTGGAAGATGTGGACACTCGGCTGAACCTCGCTACCAAATACAAGTGCCATGATGTTGTCATAGAG ACCTACCGGGATCTAAAGGATCGTATCCAGCTGACAGCTTATAAAGGCAAGGTGGAGCGGGGCTctgcagaagaagagaagaTAAACAGCATTCTTGGCAACTTG CAAATCCGGTGGAAGAACTGA